A stretch of the Desulfobacter sp. genome encodes the following:
- the mtnA gene encoding S-methyl-5-thioribose-1-phosphate isomerase, protein MKVDGKEMRPIWFNKKTQRVQVIDQRFLPHELIIEDLTSVDEVIHAIREMYVRGAPLIGATGAFGVYVSLVQEKNNGADDAWFTSECDRLKKARPTATNLVWGVDRGMDAAIQESNYEDRVDTALKKALEVVEEEAVNCRKIGEYGLSIIKKIAEQKNGEPVNILTHCNAGWLACIEYGTATAPMYTAFDAGINIHVWVDETRPLNQGSRLTAWELGKHGISHTVITDNAGGHLMQHKMVDLVIVGTDRTTRAGDVANKIGTYLKALAARDNEIPFYVALPSSTFDWEITDGVKDIPIEERDPDEIRYVQGLCNGKIQKVLVPPETSPGANHAFDVTPTRLVTGFITERGICRASEEAIMGLFPDKKKK, encoded by the coding sequence ATGAAGGTGGATGGAAAAGAGATGAGACCCATCTGGTTTAACAAAAAAACCCAACGGGTCCAGGTCATTGACCAGCGGTTTTTACCCCACGAACTCATCATTGAGGACCTGACCTCTGTGGATGAAGTCATCCATGCCATCAGGGAAATGTATGTCAGGGGCGCCCCTCTGATCGGGGCCACAGGGGCTTTCGGGGTCTATGTAAGCCTGGTCCAGGAGAAAAACAACGGCGCAGATGATGCCTGGTTTACCTCGGAGTGCGACCGCCTGAAAAAGGCAAGACCCACCGCCACAAACCTGGTCTGGGGAGTTGACCGGGGCATGGATGCGGCCATTCAAGAATCAAACTATGAGGACCGGGTTGACACGGCATTGAAAAAGGCCCTTGAGGTGGTGGAAGAAGAGGCAGTCAACTGCCGAAAAATCGGGGAATACGGCCTGTCCATCATCAAAAAGATTGCAGAACAAAAAAACGGAGAACCTGTCAATATCCTCACCCACTGCAATGCCGGGTGGCTGGCCTGCATTGAATACGGAACCGCCACGGCCCCCATGTACACGGCCTTTGATGCCGGCATCAACATCCATGTCTGGGTGGATGAGACAAGGCCCTTGAACCAGGGATCCAGGCTCACGGCCTGGGAGCTTGGCAAACACGGGATCAGCCATACCGTAATCACGGACAATGCCGGGGGCCATCTCATGCAGCACAAGATGGTGGACCTGGTCATCGTGGGTACGGACCGGACCACCCGGGCCGGGGATGTGGCCAATAAAATCGGCACCTACCTCAAGGCCCTGGCAGCCAGGGACAATGAGATTCCCTTTTACGTGGCCCTGCCCTCGTCCACCTTTGACTGGGAAATCACAGACGGTGTCAAAGACATTCCCATTGAAGAACGGGACCCGGACGAGATCCGCTATGTCCAGGGACTTTGCAACGGCAAAATCCAAAAGGTTCTGGTGCCCCCTGAAACCAGCCCTGGGGCCAACCACGCCTTTGACGTGACCCCGACCCGCCTTGTCACAGGCTTTATCACGGAACGGGGCATCTGCCGGGCATCCGAAGAGGCCATTATGGGACTGTTCCCGGATAAAAAAAAGAAGTGA
- a CDS encoding DUF2959 domain-containing protein produces the protein MKPGFIHMCIVLITALVMGTGCATAYYSAMEKMGKEKRHLLKDNVEDVQESQTQAQKEFKDALTRIKEITNFKGGDLELFYDRLKASYEDCEQRAAQIEKRITRVETVAADLFSEWKTEISQINDTRLKNASKASLSEAKAKYQKLSAAMNQSTRGMYPVLAKLNDYVLYLKHNLNARAVGALGGEMVSIEKEVGELIKEMNVSISEAEHFIKTF, from the coding sequence ATGAAACCCGGATTCATTCATATGTGTATTGTTTTAATAACCGCCCTGGTCATGGGTACCGGCTGTGCCACAGCCTATTATTCGGCCATGGAAAAAATGGGCAAGGAAAAACGCCATCTGCTCAAGGACAATGTGGAAGATGTTCAGGAGAGCCAGACCCAGGCCCAAAAAGAGTTTAAAGATGCCCTGACCCGTATCAAAGAAATCACCAACTTTAAGGGCGGAGACCTTGAACTCTTTTATGACCGGCTGAAGGCAAGTTATGAAGACTGCGAACAGAGGGCTGCCCAGATTGAAAAACGGATCACCCGGGTGGAAACCGTTGCTGCCGATCTTTTCAGCGAATGGAAAACCGAAATCAGCCAGATCAATGATACCCGCCTGAAAAATGCCAGCAAGGCCTCTTTGTCAGAGGCCAAGGCCAAATACCAGAAATTGTCCGCTGCCATGAACCAGTCCACCCGAGGCATGTACCCGGTACTGGCCAAGCTCAACGACTATGTGCTCTATCTCAAACACAACCTCAACGCCCGTGCCGTAGGGGCCCTGGGCGGTGAAATGGTCTCCATTGAAAAAGAGGTGGGAGAACTGATCAAAGAGATGAATGTCTCCATTTCAGAAGCAGAGCATTTTATTAAAACATTTTAA
- a CDS encoding DUF169 domain-containing protein: MDKKQLAALPGFLDCLGLDEPPMGIFFSKEQPEQGYCPDPLDLPTREKEKNNAINWQKIFSNFSCVLGKIWLARKKQTAAFFSARHFGCPGGAFWLGFNKPQTQTIIDYVSTGVPGQMEGELYCDSPETLAHIFNQVDPVPAPEPYCVFKPVTLFNENETPVLVSFFIRPEALCGLHQLACYVTHDPEVVASPWSAACGSLVAWPMHYLQKGEHRAVVGGWDPSARKFFKTDELSFTLPYEMFLTMLEQYSQSFLKTKTWANVQKKIHKSKKAWNEIK; this comes from the coding sequence ATGGATAAGAAACAATTGGCAGCATTGCCCGGATTTTTAGATTGTCTCGGCCTGGACGAACCGCCCATGGGCATTTTTTTCAGCAAAGAACAACCAGAACAGGGATATTGCCCTGATCCTTTGGATTTGCCCACAAGGGAAAAAGAAAAAAACAATGCGATTAACTGGCAAAAGATCTTTTCCAATTTTTCCTGTGTTCTGGGCAAGATCTGGCTGGCCCGGAAAAAACAGACCGCCGCTTTTTTTTCCGCCCGGCATTTCGGCTGTCCTGGCGGGGCATTCTGGCTGGGGTTCAACAAACCCCAGACTCAGACCATTATCGATTATGTCTCCACCGGGGTCCCCGGCCAGATGGAGGGCGAGTTGTATTGCGATTCCCCGGAGACCCTTGCCCATATTTTTAACCAGGTGGACCCGGTTCCTGCGCCTGAACCCTATTGCGTGTTCAAACCTGTGACCCTGTTTAATGAAAATGAAACCCCGGTTCTGGTTTCGTTTTTTATCCGGCCTGAAGCTCTGTGCGGCCTTCATCAGCTGGCCTGTTATGTGACCCATGATCCCGAGGTGGTGGCATCTCCCTGGTCAGCGGCCTGCGGCAGCCTTGTGGCCTGGCCCATGCACTATCTTCAAAAAGGGGAACACCGGGCCGTGGTCGGGGGGTGGGACCCGTCGGCCAGGAAATTTTTTAAAACAGACGAGCTTTCATTCACCCTTCCCTATGAAATGTTTTTAACCATGCTCGAGCAGTATTCCCAGTCGTTTTTAAAAACAAAGACCTGGGCCAATGTCCAAAAAAAGATTCATAAAAGCAAAAAGGCCTGGAATGAAATCAAATGA
- a CDS encoding methyltransferase domain-containing protein yields MTGSVLLPDKDPLGAMLKDYYNGDKTAYVRVESPVLDMSKMRGKTMFRDEFSDIEQTALGVCRGRILDVGAGSGCHSLALQKAGADVTALDISPGCMAVLEKRRVEQRIFSSLFSLENQRFTTLLMLMNGIGICGSIEGLNFFFQKIRSLLSRGGQVVVDSTDLSAMYTRQALVPGETDTYYGETQFTMSYGNICGDPFDWLYIDYATLAFYAQFHGWQCEQVMTTKDKKFLARIF; encoded by the coding sequence ATGACGGGATCTGTTCTTTTACCGGATAAAGATCCTTTGGGCGCCATGCTCAAGGATTATTACAACGGGGATAAGACTGCCTATGTCCGGGTGGAATCCCCTGTGCTGGACATGTCCAAAATGCGTGGAAAGACCATGTTCCGGGATGAATTCAGCGATATTGAACAGACCGCCCTGGGGGTATGCCGGGGCCGCATCCTGGATGTGGGCGCAGGGTCGGGCTGTCACAGCCTGGCTCTCCAGAAGGCCGGGGCTGATGTGACGGCCCTGGACATCTCCCCCGGGTGCATGGCGGTTCTGGAAAAAAGAAGGGTGGAGCAGAGGATTTTTTCCAGCCTTTTTTCTTTAGAAAACCAGAGGTTTACCACCCTGCTCATGCTCATGAACGGTATCGGCATCTGCGGCTCCATTGAGGGACTGAATTTTTTTTTCCAGAAGATCCGTTCCCTGTTGTCCCGGGGCGGCCAGGTGGTTGTTGATTCTACGGACCTGAGCGCCATGTATACCCGTCAGGCCCTGGTGCCGGGCGAGACCGACACCTATTACGGTGAAACTCAATTTACCATGTCCTATGGCAATATCTGCGGGGATCCCTTTGACTGGCTTTATATTGATTATGCCACCCTGGCCTTTTATGCCCAGTTCCACGGATGGCAGTGTGAGCAGGTCATGACAACAAAGGATAAAAAATTTCTGGCCCGGATTTTTTAA
- a CDS encoding inorganic pyrophosphatase Ppa, with protein sequence MTISSFDTREKFEIQAYGKDQNIDKNTHIPFSGSPRKHPYDPERFILVADPFTDNTFYYEFKIADIGFAEELPNMTNINGEAVPMARIWVVKQSVGIRSTPFVVDHISV encoded by the coding sequence ATGACTATTTCTTCTTTTGATACCCGGGAAAAATTTGAGATCCAGGCCTATGGCAAGGATCAAAACATTGACAAAAATACCCATATCCCTTTTTCAGGTTCCCCCAGAAAACATCCCTATGACCCGGAACGCTTTATCCTGGTGGCCGATCCTTTTACGGACAACACCTTTTATTATGAATTTAAGATTGCAGATATCGGATTTGCAGAGGAACTGCCCAATATGACCAACATCAATGGAGAGGCCGTTCCCATGGCCCGGATCTGGGTGGTCAAACAGAGCGTGGGCATTCGGTCCACTCCCTTTGTGGTGGACCATATTTCTGTCTGA
- a CDS encoding tryptophan synthase subunit alpha: MNKGLESHIQDRLKHKEILLMTHIVMGYPSFEASYEIVRQMVDAGVDLMELQIPFSEPMADGPVILKANQQALERGATVQKCLDFAERAAQEFSIPFLFMSYANILYKYGMDAFAEQMAQRGLTGAIVPDLPPEESKDYITAMEAHALSPIYIFSPETADKRMKTIDSVSQGFIYCLARKGVTGKNTDFSQDMAAYLARCRKATNLPLAVGFGVKDKADIDFLKGKADIAVIGSQTIREVDEKGVDATGPFIRSLV; this comes from the coding sequence ATGAATAAGGGCCTTGAATCCCATATCCAAGACCGGCTCAAACACAAAGAGATCCTCTTGATGACCCATATTGTCATGGGATATCCCTCGTTTGAAGCCTCCTACGAGATTGTCAGGCAGATGGTGGATGCAGGCGTGGATCTCATGGAACTCCAGATACCCTTTTCAGAGCCCATGGCAGACGGTCCCGTGATTTTAAAGGCAAACCAGCAGGCCCTTGAAAGGGGCGCCACCGTCCAAAAATGCCTGGACTTTGCAGAACGGGCAGCCCAAGAGTTTTCCATCCCCTTCTTGTTCATGAGCTATGCCAATATTCTTTACAAATACGGAATGGATGCCTTTGCAGAACAGATGGCCCAACGGGGGTTAACCGGGGCCATTGTGCCGGATCTCCCCCCGGAAGAATCCAAAGACTACATCACCGCCATGGAGGCCCATGCTCTTTCCCCCATTTATATATTTTCCCCTGAAACCGCTGACAAGAGAATGAAAACCATTGATTCGGTCTCCCAAGGCTTTATCTACTGCCTGGCCAGAAAAGGGGTGACAGGAAAAAACACCGATTTTTCCCAGGACATGGCCGCCTATCTTGCCCGATGCCGCAAGGCCACGAACCTCCCACTGGCCGTGGGTTTCGGGGTCAAGGACAAGGCCGATATCGACTTTCTCAAGGGAAAGGCCGATATTGCTGTGATCGGATCCCAGACCATCCGGGAGGTGGATGAAAAAGGGGTGGATGCCACAGGCCCCTTTATCCGCAGCCTGGTCTGA
- the trpB gene encoding tryptophan synthase subunit beta codes for MKDRGYYGPFGGAFLPEILVATFEELEARFRQIKNDPDFWKIYETLMASYSCRPTPLTYADNLTRHFKGAKIYIKREDLNHTGAHKANNVMGQGLLVKQMGKKRVIAETGAGQHGVATATMAAKFGFDCTIYMGEVDVLRQRPNVFWMEQLGATVVPVKDGTRILKDAINEAFRDWVTHMDTTHYVLGTACGPHPFPEMVSYFQSIIGKETRKQIMEIEGRLPDRVYACVGGGSNAMGLFSGFLDDPVELVGVEAGGKGIDSSLHASRLCSEDASHGIAQGYKTYFLQNEDGQMKETHSISAGLDYVGVSPILAQMHDEKKARFEYATDDEVVAALKLTMQKEGIIPALESSHAFARAFKEVPLMSKDEIIIINQSGRGDKDIFTVADAIGDPKWKEFIKLKAGEYDE; via the coding sequence ATGAAAGACCGCGGATATTACGGCCCCTTTGGCGGGGCATTTCTGCCCGAAATCCTGGTGGCCACCTTTGAGGAATTAGAGGCCCGGTTCAGGCAGATTAAAAATGATCCTGATTTCTGGAAAATATATGAAACCCTGATGGCATCCTATTCCTGTAGGCCCACCCCCCTGACCTATGCAGACAATTTAACCCGGCATTTTAAGGGGGCCAAAATCTATATTAAGCGGGAAGACCTCAACCACACCGGTGCCCACAAGGCCAACAATGTCATGGGCCAGGGGCTTTTGGTCAAGCAAATGGGAAAAAAACGAGTGATTGCTGAAACCGGGGCCGGCCAGCACGGGGTGGCCACGGCCACCATGGCAGCCAAGTTCGGGTTTGACTGCACCATCTACATGGGTGAAGTGGATGTCCTGCGCCAGCGGCCCAATGTCTTCTGGATGGAACAGCTCGGGGCCACGGTTGTTCCGGTCAAGGACGGGACAAGGATTCTCAAAGACGCTATCAATGAAGCCTTCAGGGACTGGGTCACCCACATGGACACCACCCACTATGTCCTGGGTACGGCCTGCGGCCCCCATCCATTTCCCGAGATGGTCTCCTATTTCCAGTCCATCATCGGTAAAGAGACCCGCAAACAGATCATGGAAATTGAAGGCCGGCTGCCTGACCGGGTATATGCCTGTGTGGGCGGCGGATCCAATGCCATGGGGCTGTTTTCCGGTTTTCTGGATGACCCGGTTGAGCTTGTGGGGGTGGAAGCCGGGGGCAAGGGAATCGACTCAAGCCTCCATGCATCAAGGCTTTGCTCCGAGGATGCCAGCCACGGCATTGCCCAGGGCTACAAAACCTATTTTCTCCAAAATGAAGACGGCCAGATGAAAGAGACCCATTCCATATCCGCAGGCCTGGATTATGTGGGGGTATCTCCCATCCTGGCCCAGATGCATGATGAAAAAAAGGCAAGGTTTGAATATGCCACCGACGACGAGGTGGTGGCAGCCCTCAAGCTGACCATGCAAAAAGAGGGAATCATCCCGGCCCTGGAATCTTCCCATGCCTTTGCAAGGGCATTTAAAGAGGTCCCCCTCATGTCCAAGGACGAGATCATCATCATCAACCAGTCCGGCAGGGGGGACAAGGACATCTTTACCGTGGCCGATGCAATTGGCGATCCCAAATGGAAAGAATTTATCAAACTCAAAGCAGGAGAATACGATGAATAA
- a CDS encoding GntR family transcriptional regulator, with protein sequence MLNSQSPVPLYHQLAEILQDRIRSGTYGPGEMIPSEIGLAKQYGIGRPTVRQAMNLLVQKGLIQRKRGAGTFVKKPSPRIDLFSLAGTSQAFSTRGIPIKTKIITPIHQETIKTDVNNPFHGSPAFCLSRLTLAQDCPVLLEEIFMDTELFAGIEKMDLTNQSLAQIVSEQYYLNPRDGSQQFTVENPGVHRAQLLGLSPQEPILVVRREINFPKASRAIFSLLFCRTDQFAFSQTIRGES encoded by the coding sequence ATGCTCAACTCCCAATCCCCGGTGCCACTATACCACCAGCTGGCGGAAATTCTCCAGGACCGGATCCGTTCAGGCACCTACGGCCCAGGCGAAATGATCCCTTCGGAAATCGGTCTGGCCAAACAATACGGTATCGGCAGACCCACGGTGCGCCAGGCCATGAATCTTCTGGTTCAAAAAGGGTTGATCCAGAGAAAACGGGGGGCCGGCACCTTTGTGAAAAAGCCCTCGCCCAGGATTGATCTTTTTTCCCTGGCCGGCACCTCCCAGGCCTTTTCAACCCGGGGCATCCCCATTAAGACGAAAATCATCACCCCCATACACCAGGAAACAATCAAAACCGATGTAAACAATCCCTTTCACGGCAGTCCTGCCTTTTGCCTCTCCCGGCTGACCCTGGCCCAGGACTGCCCTGTGCTGTTAGAAGAAATTTTCATGGACACCGAATTGTTTGCAGGCATTGAAAAAATGGATCTTACAAACCAATCCCTTGCCCAGATCGTCTCTGAACAATACTATCTGAACCCCAGGGACGGCAGCCAGCAGTTCACGGTGGAAAACCCGGGGGTCCACAGGGCACAGCTTCTGGGACTTTCTCCCCAGGAACCTATCCTGGTCGTGCGCAGGGAGATCAACTTCCCGAAGGCTTCCAGGGCCATTTTCTCTCTTTTATTCTGCCGGACCGACCAGTTTGCCTTTTCCCAGACCATCCGGGGAGAGAGTTGA
- a CDS encoding TrmB family transcriptional regulator, protein MQNKSKLTCLGFSQYEAACYMALVGKHPINGSQLSKVSGIARSRIYDVLRNLIAKGHVIEVQSGQYAPLPSDELIRRLKREFKTNIASVENEIAKVGRKEDFEYVWTLTGYDNVMAKAKEMIESAEKEIYTRLFPEADHHLADALETAEKRGVAIRYIAMGKVPKRFDVQATHPGQKELIAKIGGRSFDIITDKKEALVGIFETDNEDAAPINWTRNQWFIIANRDSLRHDFYHCFLEKTLDRNQALTPEEKRIYQLIKEDN, encoded by the coding sequence ATGCAAAATAAATCCAAACTAACCTGTTTAGGCTTTTCCCAGTACGAAGCGGCCTGCTATATGGCCCTGGTGGGCAAACATCCCATCAACGGGTCCCAACTGAGCAAAGTTTCCGGGATTGCCCGGTCCAGAATCTATGATGTATTAAGAAATCTGATTGCCAAGGGCCATGTCATTGAAGTCCAGTCCGGACAATACGCCCCCCTGCCCTCTGATGAGCTTATCCGCCGCTTGAAAAGAGAATTTAAAACCAATATTGCCTCGGTGGAAAACGAAATTGCCAAGGTAGGCCGAAAAGAAGATTTTGAGTATGTATGGACCTTGACCGGTTATGACAATGTCATGGCCAAGGCCAAGGAAATGATCGAATCTGCTGAAAAGGAAATCTATACCAGATTATTTCCCGAAGCAGACCACCACCTGGCAGACGCTTTGGAAACGGCTGAAAAACGAGGGGTGGCCATTCGCTATATTGCCATGGGCAAAGTACCCAAACGGTTTGATGTCCAAGCCACCCACCCGGGCCAAAAAGAGCTGATCGCTAAAATCGGGGGAAGGTCATTTGATATTATCACAGATAAAAAAGAGGCGCTGGTGGGCATATTTGAAACCGATAATGAAGATGCCGCCCCCATTAACTGGACCCGAAACCAATGGTTTATCATTGCCAACCGGGACAGTCTCCGACATGACTTTTACCATTGCTTTTTAGAAAAGACCCTGGACAGAAACCAGGCCTTAACCCCGGAAGAAAAAAGAATTTACCAGCTTATAAAAGAGGACAATTAA
- the ssb gene encoding single-stranded DNA-binding protein codes for MDMAGLNKVMLIGRLGRDPEIRYSQQGNAVVNFSIATSEQWTDKNTGDRQEKTEWHRIVVFGKQAETCEKYLSKGSQIYIEGRLQTRSWDKDGQTHYTTEVVVSNFQFLGGRSDNQGGGGYQNQGGDGYQNQNQNFQGNRGGQAPNSNNFQGQTNPGMAGGPDPIPDDDIPF; via the coding sequence ATAGATATGGCAGGTTTAAACAAGGTCATGCTCATCGGCAGACTGGGAAGGGACCCTGAAATCAGGTATTCCCAGCAGGGAAATGCCGTGGTGAATTTTTCCATTGCCACAAGCGAGCAGTGGACAGACAAGAACACCGGGGATCGTCAGGAAAAAACCGAATGGCATCGAATCGTTGTCTTTGGCAAGCAGGCGGAAACCTGTGAAAAATATCTGTCCAAAGGCAGCCAGATATACATTGAAGGGCGCCTTCAGACCCGGTCCTGGGACAAAGACGGCCAGACCCATTACACCACAGAAGTGGTGGTATCAAATTTTCAGTTTCTGGGGGGACGTTCCGACAACCAGGGCGGTGGCGGATACCAGAATCAGGGCGGTGACGGTTATCAGAACCAGAACCAGAATTTCCAGGGAAACCGGGGCGGGCAAGCCCCCAATTCAAATAATTTCCAGGGCCAGACCAATCCGGGCATGGCAGGCGGACCCGATCCCATTCCTGATGACGATATTCCATTCTAG
- a CDS encoding response regulator, which produces MFELAFTNKGYTIRTAASAEQALEILKTEKILVMFLDLNLPEMNGIDLCRAIKQEMPMAILYALTGYASLFKLSDCRDAGFDDYYKKPVSMSCLLEAAQTGFEKIDRWKNV; this is translated from the coding sequence ATGTTTGAACTGGCATTTACAAATAAAGGGTATACGATCAGAACCGCAGCCAGTGCCGAACAAGCCCTTGAAATCCTTAAAACTGAAAAAATACTTGTGATGTTCCTTGACCTGAACCTGCCCGAGATGAACGGGATTGATCTGTGCCGGGCCATCAAACAAGAGATGCCCATGGCCATTCTCTATGCCCTGACCGGATATGCCTCCTTGTTTAAATTGTCTGACTGCAGAGATGCCGGGTTTGACGATTATTATAAAAAACCGGTGAGCATGTCCTGCCTTCTGGAGGCGGCCCAAACCGGATTTGAAAAAATAGATCGATGGAAAAATGTCTAA
- a CDS encoding IS4 family transposase, giving the protein MTHISVPKKQLRSLNFDNFRCPLIKSLSKAPELQSRGDRPLKMTFEDQINALVYFHLQEHKSARHLIQDLKENVFAKENIAPDGGISRSSFCEAINHRGLEQLQFIFEDLYKQALECHPGEHAELGELVSIDGSLINAVLSMHWANYRKGSKKAKVHCGFDINHGIPNKIFLTEGNGAERTFVPKIVSKGQTGVMDRGYQSHKEFDLLQEQGKHFVCRIKTRTTRTIIDNHETPSDSYIFYDALVKLGTPNQNQTKRPVRVVGYKIAGVKYYVATDRHDLTAEQIATIYKLRWTIEDFFKWWKEHLKVYHLIARSEYGLMVQILGGLITYLLLAIHCQKQFNEKVTIKRVRQLRTAILNDLFGCEEQGSHSSNRDNIVKDQKIIEQAKT; this is encoded by the coding sequence ATGACGCACATCTCAGTCCCTAAAAAACAACTACGGTCCCTGAACTTTGACAATTTCAGGTGCCCTCTGATAAAGTCACTTTCAAAAGCACCGGAATTACAATCTCGAGGAGACCGCCCTTTAAAAATGACATTCGAAGACCAGATAAATGCTTTGGTTTATTTCCATCTTCAGGAGCACAAGTCTGCCCGACATTTAATTCAGGATCTCAAGGAGAATGTTTTTGCTAAAGAAAATATTGCGCCAGACGGTGGTATCAGCCGTAGTAGTTTCTGTGAAGCCATCAATCACAGGGGACTCGAACAACTGCAATTTATCTTTGAGGATCTTTATAAACAGGCTCTTGAGTGTCATCCGGGTGAACACGCCGAGTTAGGAGAGTTGGTTTCCATTGACGGTAGTCTCATAAATGCAGTCCTTTCAATGCACTGGGCGAACTACAGAAAAGGAAGTAAAAAAGCCAAAGTACATTGCGGATTTGACATTAATCACGGAATCCCAAACAAAATCTTTTTGACTGAAGGCAACGGCGCTGAACGCACCTTTGTTCCCAAAATAGTTTCCAAGGGGCAAACAGGTGTTATGGATCGTGGATATCAATCCCATAAAGAATTTGACCTGCTTCAGGAGCAAGGCAAACATTTTGTCTGCCGTATAAAAACCAGGACAACAAGAACAATTATTGATAACCACGAGACCCCTTCCGACAGCTACATTTTTTATGATGCACTGGTTAAACTTGGTACTCCGAATCAAAACCAGACGAAAAGGCCTGTTCGGGTTGTTGGCTATAAAATTGCTGGCGTCAAATACTATGTGGCAACTGACAGGCATGATTTAACAGCGGAACAAATAGCAACAATTTATAAACTCCGGTGGACCATTGAGGATTTTTTCAAATGGTGGAAAGAACATCTGAAGGTATATCATCTCATTGCCCGCAGTGAATACGGCCTTATGGTTCAGATTCTTGGCGGCCTTATCACTTACCTGTTACTGGCAATCCATTGCCAAAAACAGTTTAATGAAAAGGTCACGATCAAAAGAGTTCGGCAGCTGCGAACCGCCATTCTAAATGACCTGTTTGGCTGCGAGGAGCAGGGCTCTCATAGTTCAAACAGGGACAATATTGTCAAAGATCAAAAAATTATTGAGCAAGCAAAAACCTAA
- a CDS encoding chemotaxis protein CheV → MRIQETASQGILLESGTNEMELLTVFVGDQAFGMNVAKVQSIQQYDETKITMLPESPPGIAGMYLYRDQTIPLLDLSGILGIPPQKEKEREIIVVTEFNNSVNSFKVQGVKRIYRLSWKEFVPMDVMLEANAYFTGSVHVEETQILVLDLEHILATIFPDLILEEVSEEEISQKQSIPRDQIDRIFAEDSPLMRKSVVSSLKKAGFPHIHDFINGEQAFFHIRANFKDPTPDKLRKTVMITDIEMPKMDGLTLCRKIKTDARLKDIYVVMFSSLINKQMKAKCHQVNADNYVTKPETTELIKMLDKRCCPD, encoded by the coding sequence ATGAGGATTCAAGAAACAGCAAGCCAGGGTATTTTATTGGAATCCGGCACCAATGAAATGGAATTGCTAACTGTTTTTGTAGGGGATCAGGCCTTTGGAATGAATGTGGCCAAAGTCCAGTCCATTCAGCAATACGATGAAACCAAGATTACGATGCTGCCCGAATCTCCGCCGGGAATTGCAGGCATGTACCTATATCGAGACCAGACCATCCCCCTTTTGGATCTTTCCGGGATTCTGGGCATCCCCCCGCAAAAGGAGAAGGAGCGGGAAATCATCGTGGTCACGGAATTCAACAACTCGGTCAATAGTTTCAAGGTTCAGGGCGTGAAACGAATTTATCGCCTCTCCTGGAAAGAATTTGTTCCCATGGATGTCATGCTTGAAGCCAATGCTTATTTTACAGGGTCTGTACATGTGGAAGAGACCCAGATCCTGGTACTTGACCTGGAACACATTTTGGCCACAATTTTTCCGGACCTGATCTTAGAAGAGGTATCAGAAGAGGAGATCAGCCAGAAACAGAGTATTCCCAGGGACCAGATTGACAGAATCTTTGCAGAAGACTCTCCTTTGATGCGGAAAAGCGTTGTTTCAAGCCTGAAAAAAGCAGGCTTTCCCCATATCCATGATTTCATCAACGGAGAACAGGCTTTTTTCCATATCCGGGCAAACTTTAAAGACCCGACGCCTGATAAACTTCGCAAAACTGTTATGATTACAGACATTGAGATGCCCAAAATGGATGGGCTGACCCTGTGTCGGAAGATTAAAACAGATGCCCGGCTCAAGGATATTTATGTGGTCATGTTCTCATCCTTGATCAACAAACAGATGAAAGCCAAGTGTCATCAGGTGAATGCAGATAATTACGTCACCAAGCCTGAAACCACAGAACTGATTAAAATGCTTGACAAAAGATGCTGTCCAGACTAA
- a CDS encoding PAS domain S-box protein, protein MAKFSLDQGKIIEVNPSLCRALGYTQKELMKKNGMGLFPDREKQTLVENGWGQWSFPLVQQSTGKRLNCRILNIVIRREEVPTVISFVSNICESHDLDQV, encoded by the coding sequence ATGGCAAAGTTCAGCCTGGACCAGGGCAAAATCATTGAGGTCAATCCCTCGCTTTGCAGGGCGTTGGGATATACACAAAAAGAATTGATGAAAAAAAACGGAATGGGACTTTTTCCAGACCGGGAAAAACAGACCCTGGTTGAAAACGGATGGGGGCAATGGTCTTTTCCCCTGGTTCAACAATCAACGGGCAAACGGCTCAACTGCCGTATTCTCAATATTGTCATCCGGCGAGAAGAGGTGCCAACCGTGATCAGCTTTGTGTCCAATATCTGTGAGTCCCATGATTTGGATCAGGTATAA